One segment of Pseudanabaena sp. ABRG5-3 DNA contains the following:
- a CDS encoding CHAT domain-containing protein, with protein MYKAGNYQGAVELWLQALSAYRKSNNLIQVSLTLSNICFAYSNLSEYKQALSYCEEGLSTARQINNPDMESLALYATGSVYSGQGNSNNAIKSYEQSLIVSRRVGDRRTESQALRALANEYHNQAKYTKAIEILQQSLKISQEILDLREQGRIWMDIGDLYGQLGDRKQMSLSYQESLKIVKQLEDRSDEALVLLRLGNISENVEQAALYWKQSLAIARENGNRDLELIVLSALGKIDTEKFIQFFHESGARDKEAFGISNRGIECENRYDYICALNSYQQSLIIRKEIGNREDEIKSLNDIGRVLEKQNQIELAILFFKQSVNVTETIRKDLSKLPRTLQESYTAKVSDTYRHLADLLLQKNRVLEAQRVLDLLKVQELEDFLRGVRSNSDTERGIENLPPEQQINQGYQKLIDQAVAIGKELTELRRIKPKERTIAQEQRIAQLDQQQTELVKEFIKFIDSNEVKILLKKLEAIAFNQQDLLGRLSEFNALQDNLRNLQQEAVLLYPLILENRLELVLVTPYSPPIRRTVNVTSKELNQTIIDFRSALENPRTDATKPAQKLYDWLIKPIEKDLNTANTKTIIYAPDGQLRYIPLAALHDGKQWLTQRYRVNNITAASLTDLNTKPQRELSVLAGAYTTSGKKHNFAVGDEQFNFAGLPYAEMEVSKLAETISETTQLRDEGFSFKATKPKMDDYAIVHFATHAAFLKGQPEKSFILFGNGDRISLTDIKEGAFGSLKKVDLFVLSACETGVGGNFGTGAEILGFGYLMQTTGARAAIASLWKVNDSGTQALMNTFYATLANNAITKAEALRQAQIALITGDYKNVAGSRGQMVAIEQRIRQGIPNDVANNLSHPYYWASFILIGNGL; from the coding sequence ATGTACAAAGCTGGGAATTATCAAGGAGCAGTGGAATTATGGTTGCAAGCTCTATCTGCTTATCGAAAATCTAATAATCTAATTCAAGTCAGCCTGACTTTAAGTAATATTTGCTTTGCATATTCTAATTTGTCAGAGTATAAGCAAGCTCTTAGCTATTGTGAAGAAGGCTTATCTACTGCAAGACAAATTAATAATCCTGATATGGAATCCTTGGCTTTATATGCAACTGGTAGTGTTTATAGTGGACAAGGGAATTCTAATAATGCAATTAAGTCATATGAACAGAGTTTAATAGTTTCTCGAAGGGTAGGTGATCGTCGTACAGAATCACAAGCCCTTAGAGCTTTAGCAAATGAGTATCATAATCAGGCTAAATACACCAAGGCAATTGAGATATTACAGCAAAGCTTGAAGATTTCTCAAGAAATTCTGGATTTAAGAGAACAGGGAAGAATTTGGATGGATATTGGTGACTTATATGGACAACTTGGAGATCGCAAGCAAATGTCTCTGTCTTATCAAGAAAGTTTAAAAATAGTAAAACAACTTGAAGATAGAAGTGATGAAGCATTAGTTTTATTAAGACTAGGAAATATTTCCGAAAATGTAGAACAAGCGGCTTTATACTGGAAACAAAGTCTTGCTATAGCCAGAGAGAATGGTAATAGAGATCTTGAGCTGATTGTACTAAGCGCTCTCGGTAAGATCGACACGGAAAAATTTATACAATTCTTTCATGAATCTGGAGCAAGGGATAAAGAAGCATTTGGAATTAGCAATAGAGGAATTGAATGTGAAAACCGTTATGACTATATTTGTGCTCTTAACTCATACCAGCAAAGTTTGATTATTCGTAAAGAAATTGGCAATCGTGAAGATGAAATCAAATCCTTAAATGATATTGGGAGAGTACTAGAAAAGCAAAATCAAATAGAGTTAGCAATTCTGTTTTTCAAGCAATCTGTTAATGTTACTGAAACAATTCGTAAAGATTTATCGAAATTACCAAGAACATTACAAGAATCCTATACAGCGAAGGTCTCTGATACTTATCGACACCTAGCTGATTTACTACTTCAGAAAAACCGTGTTCTAGAGGCTCAGCGAGTTCTTGATTTGCTCAAAGTGCAGGAACTAGAAGATTTTTTACGTGGTGTGCGTAGCAACTCTGACACTGAGCGCGGCATCGAAAACCTCCCACCTGAACAACAAATCAACCAAGGCTATCAAAAACTCATTGACCAAGCCGTAGCCATCGGCAAAGAACTCACTGAACTCCGCCGCATCAAACCAAAAGAACGCACGATCGCTCAAGAGCAACGCATCGCTCAACTCGACCAACAGCAAACTGAACTGGTCAAAGAATTTATCAAATTTATAGACAGCAACGAAGTAAAAATACTACTAAAAAAACTAGAAGCGATCGCCTTCAACCAACAAGACCTATTAGGCAGACTCAGCGAATTCAACGCCCTACAAGACAACCTTCGTAACCTCCAACAAGAGGCAGTCCTCCTCTATCCATTAATCCTCGAAAACCGCCTCGAACTAGTCCTCGTCACCCCCTACTCCCCACCGATCCGCCGCACCGTCAACGTCACCAGCAAAGAACTCAACCAAACCATCATTGACTTCCGTTCTGCTCTCGAAAATCCCCGCACTGACGCAACCAAACCCGCCCAAAAACTCTATGACTGGCTGATTAAACCCATCGAAAAAGACCTCAATACCGCCAACACCAAAACCATCATCTATGCCCCAGATGGACAACTACGCTACATTCCCCTCGCCGCACTCCATGACGGCAAACAATGGCTAACCCAACGCTATCGCGTTAACAATATCACCGCCGCCAGCCTCACCGACCTCAACACCAAACCCCAACGCGAGCTATCTGTCCTCGCAGGAGCCTATACCACCTCTGGCAAAAAACATAACTTTGCGGTCGGTGACGAGCAGTTCAACTTTGCGGGTTTACCATACGCCGAAATGGAAGTAAGCAAACTCGCGGAAACTATTTCTGAAACTACCCAACTTCGCGATGAAGGCTTCAGCTTCAAAGCCACCAAACCGAAAATGGATGACTATGCGATCGTCCATTTCGCCACCCATGCCGCCTTCCTCAAAGGTCAACCCGAAAAATCATTCATTCTGTTTGGCAACGGCGATCGCATTTCCCTTACCGATATTAAAGAAGGTGCATTTGGTTCCCTCAAAAAAGTAGACCTCTTCGTTCTCAGTGCTTGCGAGACAGGCGTAGGCGGCAACTTCGGCACAGGTGCAGAAATCCTCGGTTTCGGCTACTTGATGCAAACCACAGGCGCAAGAGCCGCGATCGCCTCCCTCTGGAAAGTTAATGACAGTGGTACGCAAGCCCTAATGAATACCTTCTATGCTACTCTCGCCAATAACGCCATCACCAAAGCCGAAGCCCTCCGTCAAGCTCAAATAGCCTTGATTACAGGAGATTACAAAAATGTTGCTGGTAGTAGAGGGCAGATGGTAGCGATCGAGCAACGCATTCGCCAAGGAATTCCCAATGATGTCGCCAATAACCTCAGTCATCCCTACTATTGGGCTTCTTTTATCTTGATTGGCAATGGCTTGTAA
- a CDS encoding caspase family protein produces MSHDRRQFLKFSSSFLATLGISTLPIWQQSDRYARALSSTKGRKLALLVGINAYPIPSYADLKGCTTDVELQKALLVNRFGFNPNDVLTLTNDTTQKPTRHNILTAFEEHLIKQAQPDDVVVFHFSGHGDRVTDPDPIRGANGATIDLNTSFVTYDPRESSGIMGRSLFLLLSALKTDNVTTVLDSCYSGGGTRGNVRIRSVEDTRAGLNFDLPTLPAELEFQEQWMRKLNLTRDRLAQLRSQGVAKGIVIAAAQAQQKAIDYSFDDFHAGLFTYLLTQSLWHQTENKTIETDRAIANLIPSINAITSDQVPFADFQKSGDLQKQPIYFLPPALPTAEAVITAVNGDQVEFWLGGVERDCLKKGVSFQFDVWDASNKITGNVKMSSRQGLQAKGILNGTAQVGDRLRETLRNLPVNWQLAIGLDPSLGKNMGIAEAEIQQGKRIVAVRYQSPQVLYGMEVQYILSRMTFAYRSQLEKIAKTSKKPRKIPPLDSIGLFTPSIDEIIPDSFGNVGESMKDASDRLIPKLKSLLAARLMKLTLNARQSELSFAAKMQIEGQLDALVGQAFTIRSSAEAEPKSDRSIPLGSAFQFQVTNSGTEDLYLAILVINSSGDITNLYPVPSALEDSIKLRAGMSKLIPDPATDDFVYRTKAKGTGEALVVASKSPLRNAIKIVSERSNVPALESVDALLTDLTDAKSSRTKQTQGKQVYTSEIAALSITFQVV; encoded by the coding sequence ATGTCACACGATCGCCGTCAGTTTTTAAAGTTCAGCAGTTCCTTTCTCGCCACCCTTGGCATCTCTACATTACCGATATGGCAACAAAGCGATCGCTATGCAAGAGCATTGTCTAGCACCAAGGGGCGTAAACTAGCGCTTTTGGTGGGGATTAATGCTTATCCAATTCCTAGCTATGCCGATCTCAAGGGTTGCACTACCGATGTGGAACTGCAAAAAGCCTTACTGGTGAATCGATTTGGATTTAATCCTAATGACGTGCTGACCCTCACCAACGACACAACCCAAAAGCCAACCCGCCATAATATTTTGACCGCTTTTGAAGAGCATCTGATTAAACAAGCGCAACCTGATGATGTAGTGGTGTTTCACTTTTCAGGACATGGCGATCGCGTTACCGATCCCGATCCGATTAGAGGAGCGAACGGCGCAACCATCGATTTGAATACCTCCTTTGTCACCTATGACCCGCGTGAAAGTTCAGGAATTATGGGGCGATCGCTATTTTTATTACTGTCAGCATTGAAGACAGATAACGTAACAACGGTGCTGGATAGTTGCTATTCAGGGGGCGGTACTCGCGGTAATGTTCGCATTCGTTCAGTGGAAGATACTCGCGCAGGCTTAAATTTTGATCTACCAACGCTCCCTGCGGAATTAGAATTTCAAGAACAATGGATGCGTAAATTGAATTTAACACGCGATCGCTTAGCGCAGTTACGCAGTCAAGGTGTCGCGAAAGGGATTGTGATTGCAGCAGCACAGGCTCAACAAAAGGCGATCGATTATTCCTTTGATGATTTTCATGCGGGGCTGTTTACCTATCTACTCACCCAATCGCTATGGCATCAGACCGAGAATAAGACTATCGAAACCGATCGCGCGATCGCGAATCTGATTCCTAGTATTAACGCGATTACCTCTGACCAAGTTCCTTTTGCGGATTTTCAAAAATCAGGCGATCTCCAAAAGCAACCGATTTATTTCTTACCTCCTGCCTTGCCGACTGCCGAAGCAGTGATTACGGCGGTAAATGGCGATCAAGTAGAATTTTGGTTGGGAGGAGTGGAACGCGATTGTCTGAAAAAAGGTGTGAGTTTTCAGTTTGATGTATGGGATGCAAGTAACAAGATTACTGGCAATGTGAAAATGTCATCGCGGCAAGGATTACAAGCTAAGGGAATATTAAATGGAACTGCTCAAGTAGGCGATCGCTTGCGGGAAACATTGCGGAATTTGCCTGTAAATTGGCAATTAGCGATCGGACTCGATCCATCCTTGGGTAAGAATATGGGAATTGCGGAAGCGGAAATTCAGCAAGGTAAGCGGATCGTGGCAGTGCGCTATCAATCGCCGCAAGTGCTTTATGGAATGGAGGTGCAGTATATTCTCAGTCGGATGACTTTTGCCTATCGTAGCCAATTAGAAAAAATTGCTAAAACTAGTAAGAAACCTCGCAAGATTCCACCCTTGGATAGTATTGGTTTATTTACGCCGAGTATTGATGAGATCATTCCTGATTCCTTTGGCAACGTGGGGGAGTCGATGAAGGATGCAAGCGATCGCTTAATTCCCAAGTTAAAATCTTTGTTAGCAGCAAGGTTGATGAAATTGACCTTGAACGCGAGGCAATCAGAGCTTAGTTTTGCGGCGAAGATGCAGATTGAGGGGCAGTTGGATGCGCTAGTGGGACAAGCGTTTACGATTCGCAGTAGTGCGGAGGCTGAACCAAAAAGCGATCGCTCAATTCCCCTTGGTTCTGCGTTTCAGTTTCAGGTGACAAATTCGGGAACTGAGGATTTATATCTGGCGATTTTGGTGATTAATTCTTCTGGTGATATCACTAATCTCTATCCAGTGCCTAGTGCATTAGAAGACTCCATCAAGCTAAGAGCAGGAATGTCGAAGTTAATTCCCGATCCTGCAACGGATGATTTTGTCTATCGAACCAAAGCAAAGGGAACTGGTGAAGCCTTAGTTGTAGCAAGCAAATCACCTCTCAGAAATGCGATTAAGATAGTTTCTGAGCGCTCTAATGTGCCAGCTTTGGAGAGTGTGGATGCGTTGTTAACGGATCTCACGGATGCAAAATCTTCACGGACAAAGCAGACTCAGGGTAAACAAGTGTATACTTCAGAAATTGCGGCTTTGTCGATTACTTTTCAAGTTGTTTAG
- a CDS encoding CHAT domain-containing protein: MASRFYALMFVALSGVFGMVSPPDLGLMTAQAQTTQDRKAEADRLINQGTQQRRIGQFEFALQAYQQALNIYREIKFRQGELWALGGIGNAYYNLGKYDKAIEFQLQSLEIAREIKDRGGEGQALGGLGSAYYSLGKYDKALEYQLQSLEIAREIKDRSGEGAALGRLGNLGIAYDSRYGGMIVIDLQSLAVVESKECLGGGNSLGNLGIAYDSLSKYDKTIEFHLQSIAIAREIKDRWGEMNGLHGLGNAYRGLCRDREAMIPYQQALTIAREIGDRNVEGYALADLGDVLSKAKRPELAILFYKQSINVREAIRKDINKLDKDLQKSYLATVEDTYRNLADLLLKQDRILEAQQVLDLLKVEELNEYLRTPTRSSQTEQGTELRTQEKTFIALALELDDLQKRKLANNITAAEQERLNKLVKSEQEQQNQFIAFLDSDPVQKLVDELRLKEKQQNVNITNNFQNLRTDILNKYPNAVLLYPLILEDRLELILITAKTTPIRRTINIKREKLNQEITNFLAGLRDASSQDIQKPAQQMYTWLIKPFETELAELKIDTIIYAPDGQLRYIPLAALHDGKQWLVEKYRVNNITAASLTKFNKPPIATPKIFAGAFGNVSKQGFSGLPATLSEVKKIADRFPNTATFIETAFTKELTTTNSNSYTILHLATHGQLSTGDPKDSFILFGDGETATITDIRKWALTNVDLVVLSACQSGLGSKLGNGVEILGLGYQIQAAGARMSIATLWKVSDVGTEKLMDAFYTAVKTGKVSNVEALRQAQVAMITDNYEGLGETRGIVSIEARPRSTSSTAPTKISHPYYWAAFILIGNGL, from the coding sequence ATGGCTTCACGGTTTTATGCGTTGATGTTTGTGGCTTTGAGTGGGGTTTTTGGCATGGTGTCGCCGCCTGATTTGGGTTTGATGACGGCTCAGGCGCAAACAACTCAAGACCGCAAAGCAGAAGCAGATCGGCTGATTAATCAAGGGACTCAGCAAAGAAGAATCGGTCAGTTTGAGTTTGCGTTACAGGCATATCAACAAGCACTGAATATCTATCGCGAAATTAAATTTAGGCAAGGAGAGCTATGGGCATTAGGAGGTATAGGAAACGCTTACTATAACCTCGGCAAATATGACAAAGCGATCGAGTTCCAACTGCAAAGCTTAGAAATCGCGCGGGAAATCAAAGACCGTGGCGGTGAGGGACAGGCGCTGGGAGGTCTGGGAAGCGCTTACTACTCCCTCGGCAAGTATGACAAAGCTCTCGAGTATCAACTGCAAAGCTTAGAGATCGCGCGGGAAATCAAAGACCGTAGCGGTGAGGGAGCAGCACTGGGAAGGCTGGGAAATTTAGGAATCGCTTACGATTCTCGATACGGTGGCATGATCGTGATCGATCTGCAAAGCTTAGCCGTGGTGGAAAGCAAAGAATGTCTCGGTGGGGGAAATTCGCTGGGAAATCTGGGAATCGCTTACGATTCCCTCAGCAAATATGACAAAACGATCGAGTTCCACCTGCAAAGCATAGCGATCGCGCGGGAAATCAAAGACCGTTGGGGTGAAATGAATGGTCTGCATGGTTTGGGTAATGCTTATAGAGGACTATGTCGCGATCGAGAAGCAATGATTCCTTATCAGCAAGCATTGACCATTGCTAGAGAGATCGGCGATAGAAATGTCGAAGGTTATGCTCTCGCAGATCTAGGAGATGTATTATCCAAAGCAAAACGCCCCGAACTCGCGATTCTCTTTTACAAACAATCGATCAACGTCCGCGAAGCGATCCGCAAAGACATCAACAAACTTGATAAAGACCTCCAAAAATCCTACTTAGCCACAGTCGAAGATACCTATCGCAACCTTGCCGACCTATTGCTCAAACAAGACCGCATCCTCGAAGCCCAACAAGTCCTCGACCTCCTCAAAGTCGAAGAACTCAACGAATACCTCCGCACCCCCACCCGCAGCAGTCAAACCGAACAAGGAACAGAACTGCGAACTCAAGAAAAAACCTTCATCGCCCTTGCCCTCGAACTCGATGACCTGCAAAAGCGCAAACTTGCCAATAACATCACCGCCGCCGAACAAGAAAGACTGAATAAACTCGTCAAATCCGAACAAGAACAACAAAATCAATTCATCGCCTTTCTCGACAGCGATCCCGTTCAAAAACTAGTCGATGAACTCCGCCTCAAGGAAAAACAACAAAACGTCAATATTACCAACAACTTTCAAAATCTCCGCACCGACATTCTCAACAAATATCCCAACGCTGTCCTCCTCTATCCCCTGATTCTCGAAGATCGCCTCGAACTAATTCTCATCACCGCCAAAACCACACCAATCCGCCGCACCATCAACATCAAGCGCGAAAAACTCAATCAAGAGATTACGAATTTTCTAGCAGGACTTAGAGATGCGAGTTCGCAAGATATTCAAAAACCTGCCCAGCAAATGTATACATGGCTAATCAAACCCTTTGAAACAGAACTAGCAGAATTGAAAATCGACACGATCATCTATGCCCCCGATGGACAGTTGCGCTATATTCCCCTCGCTGCTCTCCATGATGGCAAACAATGGCTAGTCGAAAAATATCGCGTCAACAACATCACCGCAGCTTCTCTCACTAAGTTTAATAAACCACCAATCGCCACACCCAAGATCTTTGCAGGAGCCTTTGGCAACGTCAGTAAACAAGGATTCTCAGGACTTCCCGCCACCCTCAGCGAAGTCAAAAAAATCGCCGATCGCTTTCCTAATACTGCCACCTTCATCGAAACTGCTTTCACTAAAGAACTAACCACCACCAACTCCAACTCCTACACCATTCTCCACCTAGCCACCCACGGACAACTCTCCACTGGCGACCCCAAAGATTCCTTCATTCTCTTTGGCGATGGCGAAACAGCGACAATTACCGATATTCGCAAGTGGGCGTTAACCAATGTCGATCTAGTGGTGTTGAGCGCCTGTCAGTCTGGACTTGGCAGCAAGTTAGGCAACGGTGTCGAGATTCTGGGTTTAGGCTATCAAATCCAAGCCGCAGGAGCAAGAATGTCGATCGCCACGCTTTGGAAGGTATCCGATGTTGGTACAGAGAAACTCATGGATGCTTTTTATACTGCGGTAAAAACAGGCAAAGTCTCAAATGTGGAGGCATTAAGGCAGGCTCAGGTTGCCATGATTACGGATAATTATGAAGGTTTGGGCGAGACGCGAGGTATTGTGTCGATTGAGGCGCGTCCAAGGTCAACATCATCCACCGCGCCCACTAAAATCAGTCATCCCTATTACTGGGCTGCTTTTATTTTGATTGGTAATGGTTTATAA
- a CDS encoding CHAT domain-containing protein, translated as MRYQVFGLAVIAALWVGVPLFGSVESVQAQTVQDRKAQADRLRKQGAELYQTSRYREAIPVLESALIIYREIKDREGEAISINNLGAAYKNLGQFQKAIDFFQQSLVITKQIGDRKREATSINNLGNTYSSFGQYQKAIDFFQQSLAIQQQISDREGEAVSINNLGAAYKDLGQYQKAIDFYLQSLAIRRQISDREGEATSLNNLGLAYNYLGQYQKAIDFYRQSLVITKQIGDRDGEAPSLNNLGLAYVNLGQYLMAIDFFQQSLAIQQQIEDREGEATSLNNLGGAYKSLGQFQKAIDFFQKSLAIQQQIGDRKGEAASLNNLGKVYNNLGQYQKAIVFYQQSLVITKQIGDRNGEATSLNNLGAAYDNLGQYQKGIEFSQQSLAIRRQIGDRNGEATSLNNLGDAYNNLGQYQKAIDFYQQSLAIQQQIGDQDGEARSLNNLGSAYKSLGQYQKAIDFYQQSLAIRRQIGARNGEAASLNNLGSAYINLGQYQKAIDFFQQSIAILNQFGNRYGEAGSLINLGVAYRNLGQYQKAIDFFQQSLTITKQIGNRDGEAKSFNNLGFSFKDLEQPTHAIIFYKQAINTYETIRQDIRTLSKEEQLSYRNTVIDVYRRLADLLLEKDRVMEALQVLDLLKVQDLQDFLKDVKGNDRTALGVELLPQEQKFLDEYNTIQDRAVKLGSELTELRKLQTLTPRQQQRLNEIEQIQQQVNQQLTAHLQSDSTKTLITQLQQTAAKQNTNLNAYKDLSARVQRLGQGTALFYPLILDNRIELVLFIPNQPPIHRSVNIKQTELQAEIKTFRQQLEAQSPNIETTANELYKKLIAPIEPDLKAAKIQTIVYAPDGQMRYVPLAALHDGKQWLVERYLINNVTAVSLTNLDPNPNQQSQVLAGAFEKGKYSFTVNDKSYNFTGLPFAGKEVTDLAQTIPNTVKLIDNEFSLAEVLSKMKTSNIIHLATHAAFVEGSPDNSFILLGNGDRINLREVSEWDLPNVTLVVLSACQTALGGNLGNGIEILGFGYQLQRAKVRAAIASLWTVSDGGTQQLMSAFYTAIKTGKVSHAEALRQAQVALITGNYEALGEPRGEFVSVEPRLRAKPSSAPTKLTHPYYWAPFIMIGNGL; from the coding sequence TCAGCAATCCTTAGTCATCACAAAGCAAATCGGCGATCGTAAAAGGGAGGCAACATCTATCAATAATCTGGGTAATACATACAGTAGTTTCGGACAGTACCAGAAGGCGATTGATTTCTTTCAGCAATCCTTAGCCATCCAACAGCAAATCAGTGATCGCGAGGGGGAAGCAGTATCTATCAATAATCTGGGGGCTGCATACAAAGATCTCGGGCAGTACCAGAAAGCGATTGATTTCTATTTGCAATCTTTAGCCATTCGTCGGCAAATCAGTGATCGCGAGGGGGAAGCAACATCTCTCAATAATTTGGGACTTGCATACAACTATCTCGGTCAGTACCAGAAAGCAATTGATTTCTATCGGCAATCTTTAGTCATCACAAAGCAAATCGGCGATCGCGACGGGGAAGCACCTTCTCTCAATAATTTGGGACTTGCATACGTAAATCTCGGACAGTACTTGATGGCGATTGATTTCTTTCAGCAATCCTTAGCCATCCAACAGCAAATCGAAGATCGTGAGGGTGAAGCAACGTCTCTCAATAATCTGGGTGGTGCATATAAAAGTCTTGGACAATTCCAGAAAGCGATTGACTTCTTTCAGAAATCCTTAGCCATCCAACAGCAAATTGGTGATCGCAAAGGTGAAGCAGCCTCTCTCAATAATCTGGGTAAAGTATACAACAATCTCGGACAGTACCAGAAAGCAATTGTTTTCTATCAGCAATCCTTAGTCATCACAAAGCAAATCGGTGATCGCAATGGTGAAGCAACCTCTCTGAATAATCTGGGTGCTGCATACGACAATCTCGGACAGTACCAGAAAGGAATTGAATTCTCTCAGCAATCTTTAGCCATCCGAAGACAAATCGGTGATCGCAATGGTGAGGCAACCTCTCTGAATAATCTGGGTGATGCATACAACAATCTCGGACAATATCAAAAAGCGATTGATTTCTATCAGCAATCTTTAGCCATCCAACAACAAATCGGCGATCAAGATGGGGAAGCAAGGTCTCTCAATAATCTGGGTTCTGCATACAAAAGTCTTGGACAGTACCAAAAAGCAATTGATTTCTATCAGCAATCCTTAGCCATCCGAAGACAAATCGGTGCTCGCAATGGTGAAGCAGCATCTCTCAATAATCTGGGTTCTGCATACATCAATCTCGGACAGTACCAAAAGGCGATTGATTTCTTTCAGCAATCCATAGCAATCTTGAATCAATTCGGCAATCGCTATGGGGAAGCAGGGTCTCTCATTAATCTGGGTGTCGCATACAGAAATCTCGGTCAGTACCAAAAAGCTATTGATTTCTTTCAGCAATCCTTAACTATCACAAAGCAAATCGGCAATCGCGATGGAGAAGCAAAGTCTTTTAATAATCTGGGATTTTCTTTTAAAGATTTAGAACAACCGACTCACGCGATCATTTTCTACAAACAAGCCATCAATACCTACGAAACTATTCGCCAAGACATACGTACACTTAGTAAAGAAGAACAACTATCTTATCGAAATACGGTAATAGATGTATATCGTCGCCTAGCAGATCTCCTACTCGAAAAAGATCGAGTAATGGAAGCACTACAAGTACTAGACCTCCTAAAAGTCCAAGACCTTCAAGATTTCCTAAAAGATGTAAAAGGGAACGATCGCACTGCCCTCGGAGTAGAATTGCTACCCCAAGAGCAAAAATTCCTAGACGAATACAACACCATCCAAGATCGCGCCGTCAAACTAGGCAGCGAACTCACCGAACTGCGAAAATTACAAACCCTCACCCCCAGACAACAACAACGCCTCAACGAAATCGAACAAATTCAACAACAAGTTAACCAACAACTCACCGCCCACCTCCAAAGCGACAGCACCAAAACCCTAATCACCCAACTCCAACAAACCGCCGCCAAACAAAACACTAATCTCAATGCATACAAAGACCTCAGCGCCAGAGTCCAACGCCTCGGACAAGGAACTGCTCTCTTCTATCCATTAATCCTTGATAACCGCATCGAACTCGTACTCTTTATCCCCAACCAACCACCGATCCATCGTAGCGTCAATATCAAACAAACTGAACTCCAAGCCGAAATCAAAACCTTCCGCCAACAACTCGAAGCCCAAAGCCCCAATATCGAAACTACTGCCAATGAACTATACAAAAAACTAATTGCTCCCATCGAACCCGATCTCAAAGCCGCCAAAATCCAAACGATCGTCTACGCACCCGATGGACAAATGCGCTATGTCCCTCTCGCAGCCCTCCATGATGGCAAACAATGGTTAGTCGAACGCTACCTCATCAACAACGTCACCGCCGTCAGCCTCACCAACCTCGACCCCAACCCCAACCAACAATCCCAAGTCCTCGCAGGAGCCTTTGAGAAAGGGAAATATAGCTTCACCGTCAATGACAAAAGCTATAACTTTACTGGACTTCCCTTCGCAGGTAAAGAAGTCACCGACCTCGCTCAAACCATTCCCAATACCGTCAAACTCATAGACAACGAATTCAGTCTGGCTGAAGTTCTGTCTAAAATGAAAACCAGCAACATCATCCATCTTGCTACCCATGCCGCCTTTGTCGAAGGTTCACCCGATAACTCATTCATCCTGCTCGGCAACGGCGATCGCATTAACCTCCGCGAAGTATCCGAATGGGACTTACCCAACGTAACACTCGTAGTCCTCAGCGCTTGCCAAACTGCTCTTGGTGGCAACCTCGGTAACGGGATTGAAATCTTAGGCTTTGGCTATCAGTTACAACGGGCAAAAGTAAGAGCGGCGATCGCCTCATTGTGGACAGTCTCCGATGGTGGCACACAGCAATTAATGAGCGCCTTTTATACCGCCATCAAAACAGGCAAAGTCTCCCATGCTGAAGCATTGCGACAGGCACAGGTAGCGCTGATTACTGGCAATTACGAAGCATTAGGCGAACCAAGGGGCGAGTTCGTATCCGTTGAACCTCGTCTCCGAGCCAAGCCAAGTTCTGCTCCAACAAAACTCACTCATCCCTACTACTGGGCACCTTTTATTATGATTGGTAATGGTTTGTAA